The genomic stretch CCAGCTTTGCCACTACAGTTATATCCAGCCTGTGTGAAATTTAAACTGGAAAAGCAGCAGAGTAATAAATATGTGTCAGTCAGATGGtgactgatttaatttaaattggttCCATAGGTTGTGTACTTTTGTCACTACAGGTCTAAAAGTGCATCCGATGaacacaattatatataaaataaaataaacattcaatAAATAATGGTATTCTTGTCTTTCTAGAAGTGAATAGATCATACATTTTAGGCTTAAATAAAGAAAGGAGAATAAAAGGtgcataaaacatttaaatacattttattaacagATACTGACACTCATGTTCACAAAACTTCCAACACCCAACCTATTGAACATCTTTGTGCATCAACTATTTTCTTGGAACCCACTATACacagatcatatatatatatatatataaaaaaaaaaagatccacACTGACAATATATACAGTCCGAGAGACAAATACAGAATGGCATTGAACAATTAACAATAAATAAGCAGGCACTTCTGAACAGATGCACAGAACACTGACACAGTCAACTACAACTGAAAGCAAACACAAAAGAATATTTttgtagggaaaaaaaaaagcatcagCGCAAAGTGTGTACTTTAATCACCAAAATATCACCTTTGGTTCTTGTTTGAATACCCGTTTAAGTTTGTGCATTTGCTACCCGCTGATATGCTCAGTAGACAGTGAAGCAGGTTGCGAAGATACACCTGGAAGCTACTAtgtgagtgggggggggggcagagatAATGTAGATGCATGCATGAATAAAATGCAAAGGGTAGATCGAACATTCTTTTTTTCAAGAACTATTTAAAAAGGCACCAAGGGTATGAAATGCAAACCTAAGCAACCACCCCATCCACAacaacacacttacacacagaccAGGGGTGAAAACTCCCTCCATTTACCATTGCATAACAATATAAACACATGAAACCATCTTAAAAGTCCTCATCCATTGTGAATTAGTCAAGATAAcggatgcatttatttattttaaggataATCCAGTGTGAATTTTCGTAACACAAAGACAAAATTGACATGGGACAACCTGGATGTTTTTCTGCTTCTAACCAGGCGATCCTTTATGTTCAAGAGCAACTATCAAAAtatgggagaaaaacaaaaactttcaaaacatgaagaaaacaaatgctgGTTCATAGCAACCCACCTTTAAGGAGTCATTGGTTCAAATGCAAAATCTCTTTagtaaaaaggtaaaaatacaaaaagacacAATGAGACTTAACTGGATTTCAATTGGTTTCTATGCATACCAATATATAGCTAACTTGACCCAACAGAAATGATCATGTAGAAATAATTAGGATTACAAAACTTCTACTAATTGCATAAGGAAAACTGAGTTCAAGTCACGTGAGTAGAGAACAAATACTGGTGTGTGATTTTAAGGAATGCAATCCTATTTTCTAGTACCTTTCAGTTTTATTCTAGATTAATAGAGCACATTGTAACCACTATGACAGTCGGATATATTATGACCTCTTAATAAACCATATAATTTAAGAGGCTAATTGTATTATGGGGCCTGCAATGAATTTGGAACATTGTCCTTCAAAATGCTGAAATAAATTAAGGACCCGTGATCCTGTCTGAACTATGCATGAACTGATTTGCCTTTTCAGCAACATGATAAGGATATTCTCTACTGCAAGTGTATGAAAACAGATGGGCTTTCACTTCATAGATATAACTCTTTAATTGCATATTGGTTTAAACATAAAATACTTTTCATTCACCATCAAGTTTCTGCCAGCCTTGTAAACCTACTGAAATGTATCCAGCCCCTGAACTGATCATCGGATTTCATTCCCGACACTATTCTATAAAACATCAATTTTTACCACTTGCACATAATCTCTAGATAGTTATGGGTATTTCTCCCCTCCCCAGTAGGGGGCTCTGTGAAAAAGTGGGACATTATCCAACAACATTTTTCCCAATTAAATATTTCCAAAGCAAAGGTGCCTTCCATTTCCTTCCTTCCACCCTTGCTCCATGCAATTCATCCTAATATATAACCTTATAACAATCTTCCAATGAGAAACCCTCATGTTAAGACTTATTCATTCCTTACACGAAGACCAGCTCTGATAAACCCCATGTTTTCGGCCTCATTCTGGccatgagtatttcacagaaatATGTAGGAAACATTATGGAGGAAAAATAAGAAACTGAGGGCTAACCCCTCAAAATAACCAAATGACATGCAATGGCTTTGGAATCTCTTGAATTAAATTTAGtggtttattttcaaaatgccaTCATAGTCTAATGCATAGTTTTCCTATGTGCCAGGGTTCCTCCAAAACTGAATGTTCCCCAACttgcttgtttttttccaaaatgtatGAATGAACTCTGCCCTCTTACAACCCAACATTGCAaattgactaattcttccacTTAAATGCTTGTTGATGTGCCCAATGTGAAGCACAATCTCACCCTTGCATTGAGAATGTTAGTTGTTTTTGGGgtgaaatgtaaaaacatgaacataaaACCATGTTTAGAAGAAACTTTCAGCAGAGAACTTGCAATACAGGTTTAATTCAGTAAGTCTGTGTTAAGaattttaatactgtttttgtgCTCATTAATATTCTGCAGAATATTAatgtttataaaatgtatatttaaggaTCCTGTTTTCAGAACATCTTAACGCCTGACATTCTTAAATTTTATTAAAGCagcatttttgcatttttttttttttattctttacaaaATATTCACCTCTCTAGTAGATTAAACACATTTCTACTAGCTCTGatgataaaacatgaaaaatgtttAGAGATTTCAGTTCGAATGCAATCACATGACAATCCATCATGAGTATAAAAAGATGGGTTTGCTTAATTTAAATGTGATGCACAACAGGCAAATGCCTTTAACCAAGACAGgtataacaaacaaaacagacacatcATTCAACCAATGTCACTTATTTTTTACCATACAGAAGATTCTGGCAAtactagattaaaaaaaaaaaaaaaaaaagcattcacTAGAAGCTCTTATAGGAACAGTCCCAAAACAAACTTTTCTTGGGGTGGTCACATCTTTCCATGGTATTTATGCTGTTACATAAGCAACTGTGTTCTTCAAGCTCACCCCTACACTCACACTCCCTGCAATTAATTGTTACAATGCACCACAGTTGCAAAAATATGCTCAAATTAAATCCAGCATTTGAACTGGCTTTTTCAAAAGGAAGTAAATGTGcccaaatgataaaaaaaaaaatatatatatatatatagatctagTATAGATTTTATAAAATGCTGCACTTTgcaatttgttttcaaaatatgggccagtttttttatataataaatagatattttttagatatcattttaatttaatataggaaatttaaataaacagctTCAACTGTGGAGCAATTTTTTGGGAATGACAGAAAATCAAAATGTTGGGTCACACATTCTCAGACCCTCTGCAAGTCAGGCACACACTGACATCACTGACATCACTGACATCACTGACATCACTGACATCACTGACATCACTGACATCACTGACATCACTGACAGTTTAATTCTGGGTCATTAAGCCATGACCATATTTTGATCATTTCTTGAGGAGTTCTGCTGTGAACAAGCATCAAGCCTTTATAAGCACAAGGATTATTTCTGTACTTCTCCTCAATATCAAAAGTCCTGAAACCTTTGTGCTTCTCTGGGACGAGACCAAGTTTCTTAAGGCACATGCCTGTATAGACGTCATCGATGGGATACAGTGACACTTGCTGGGACATGTTATACAGCCTCAGTGCCAGGCTTCCCGAGTAGAGGAAGCCTCCGCCGCCAGCGTAGGGTGGGTACGGTCCCACAAAAATGCTCTCTGGAATGAAGTACTTCAGCTTCTTGTCCCGGTGAGGTCCCGCATTTGTGATGACATCCCCGATGAACAAATCTTTGGATTTTGGGTGTTGCAAGCCCTTCAAGTATTCCAGGATGCGATAGGTGTTCACAAAAACGTCATCGTCCCCCTTAAACACAAACTGTGCCTTAGAGCAGTACTCATTGACCCACTGCAGGAACAGGACTTCCTTGATTGTCAGGTTGAAAAAGGAGTCCCTGTAGTCCCACATCAGGATGTCCCCATACATCTTGCTCTCATACTCCAGCATTTTGGAAAGGTTGGGGAAGTGGTCCACCGCCGTCGCAttgcccagcagaaacacaGTGGTCACCGTCATGTTCCCCAGTTTACCAGCCTTCCCCCAAGACTCACGGATGGCCTGCCTCCTATCGAAGTGAGGAGCCAGGGATTTCACGGCCAGCAGAAGGAAAGGGTGGTCCTTGCACTTGTGTGGTTGGTTCACCACCATGGGATACGTCCTGCACTTCATATACAGAAGGAAGTCTTTGAAGCGCTCTGGGAGGGAGTTGTAGTCCTTCACTTGGGTCGTGACACTGATATCAGGGTCGCAGCCGTTCAGGGAGCTGCCATtggcggtggtggtggtgctggaCACACTATCCAGAAAACTGCTGATGCTTCCATTCAGCACAGCCAGGATGGGGTTGTGGATATAGTCCAGAGTCTGTTGCTCGCGGTTCCAGTACGCGTCAAAGGGGACAGGTTTCTTCCAAAACCTCTTGGCTGGAATGTGCACTTTACTACTGCTGCTTTTGTCCTGGCCTCCACTCCTGGAGACTTCCACCACAATGTAAATGAAGAAATTCACCATCATCATAATACCCACCACCTTCACCTTCACCTTCTTCATCTCGTTTTTCTGGGAAGAAAAAGCACAGAAATTAGCTTTGACACCAACTAGAACAGGATACTGAATTCCATGCCCTGCCTGTTCTGTGGAAGCTAGGTTTATGTTGCTCGAGGCTAATTTAATCCTGGGTGCCTTGAAATAAATATGCACATTTTTCTTAGACAAACTTTTTCCAGTGCTAAGCGGGCACCATGTGCTCTCTATTCCACTCACTCATGACATTAATTACAGACTGCAATATAACATCACTAAATGCAGAATaggcacacaaaaaaagaaattgtaaaaacaagaaaaaaaacattttatatatatggaAGTCACCCTCATGGGGTGGGAAAAAACCTAGGGGAATTTGCTCTATAGTCACTTTAGTGGCCTTTTAGTTAGCAAAACTGGTCAGATCAAAATGCTAGAAACAAATTGCAATTTGTTACTGAACAATTGCCTTGTAGGAAATTCTGGAAATCGGAAATAGTCTTCAGGGGATTCCCGTTTTAACAGATAGTGATCATCTCGTCCTTTAATCAGCATTACCTAGAACTGAAATAAGGTGAATACTTTTAACACCCATTCAAACAAAAGTTAAGGCTTCCCAGTAAGTAAAGTGGTTTCTGTATTGTGACAGTAGGGTTTCCCACAGCTATGGCCTATTTCCAATACTCGCCGGGTCTCCAATAGTCGccataatcatgtaaacaaaagcccATCTCTAATAAACACCAGGTTACTtgacaatgttttataaataattaaaagggaAATTGATACAGTTTCTAAAGATGAAAGACCCTTCCACAACATATTTACATAaacttatttttagtttttgcatctCTCGTTTTCAGTAActatatataccatatatatataaaaaaaaaacaatcacgtgtttattaatttctcactttaacacacacatctatatatatatctaactaactaactaatgtgtgtatatatatatatatatatatatatatatatatatagttcaccatacattgaatgtgatttgtttgcatctttggaaaacaaattaaaaaataatttaaaaaatacataagtctggcctattagcctacttctac from Amia ocellicauda isolate fAmiCal2 chromosome 23, fAmiCal2.hap1, whole genome shotgun sequence encodes the following:
- the LOC136718735 gene encoding N-acetyllactosaminide beta-1,3-N-acetylglucosaminyltransferase 2; its protein translation is MKKVKVKVVGIMMMVNFFIYIVVEVSRSGGQDKSSSSKVHIPAKRFWKKPVPFDAYWNREQQTLDYIHNPILAVLNGSISSFLDSVSSTTTTANGSSLNGCDPDISVTTQVKDYNSLPERFKDFLLYMKCRTYPMVVNQPHKCKDHPFLLLAVKSLAPHFDRRQAIRESWGKAGKLGNMTVTTVFLLGNATAVDHFPNLSKMLEYESKMYGDILMWDYRDSFFNLTIKEVLFLQWVNEYCSKAQFVFKGDDDVFVNTYRILEYLKGLQHPKSKDLFIGDVITNAGPHRDKKLKYFIPESIFVGPYPPYAGGGGFLYSGSLALRLYNMSQQVSLYPIDDVYTGMCLKKLGLVPEKHKGFRTFDIEEKYRNNPCAYKGLMLVHSRTPQEMIKIWSWLNDPELNCQ